A stretch of the Luteimonas sp. JM171 genome encodes the following:
- a CDS encoding cupin domain-containing protein: MKKGYFANIEERTLENNDFRRVLYTGPQMQLVVMCLQPGDEIGTEVHPDTDQFFRVEQGKAKLVLDGAEHTLEHDEIAIVPAGAEHNVINAGDEPLRLYTLYAPPEHRDGTVHATKKIADEQHEADHYDGKPTEQ; this comes from the coding sequence ATGAAAAAGGGCTACTTCGCCAACATCGAGGAGCGCACCCTCGAGAACAACGACTTCCGCCGCGTGCTCTACACCGGCCCGCAGATGCAGCTGGTGGTGATGTGCCTGCAGCCGGGCGACGAGATCGGCACCGAGGTGCACCCGGACACCGACCAGTTCTTCCGCGTGGAGCAGGGCAAGGCCAAGCTGGTGCTCGATGGCGCCGAGCACACCCTGGAGCATGACGAGATCGCCATCGTGCCGGCCGGTGCCGAGCACAACGTCATCAACGCCGGCGACGAGCCGCTGCGGCTCTACACCCTCTATGCCCCGCCCGAGCACCGCGACGGCACCGTGCACGCGACCAAGAAGATCGCCGACGAGCAGCACGAGGCCGACCACTACGACGGCAAGCCGACCGAGCAGTAA
- the speA gene encoding arginine decarboxylase produces MTAWSIDRARKTYSIPHWASGYFDVGADGRVIVQPRGPAGPSVVLPEVVDRALDSGAHLPLLVRFPDILGDRLRALQEAFAQAQADAGFEGGYTAVYPIKVNQHRGVAGTLAAHAGEGFGLEAGSKPELMAVLALSRPGGLVICNGYKDREYIRLALIGRKLGMNVFIVVEKPSELRLVLEESSALGVEPVLGVRMRLATLGAGKWQNSGGDKAKFGLSPRQLLDLWKSLRDAGMGGALKLLHFHMGSQISNVRDIARGMREATRYFVELSKLGADIDYVDVGGGLGIDYEGTRSRSYNSVNYGVAQYASTIVQALAQACSEAGLRQPRIVTECGRAMTAHHAVLVANVSEVEAAPEGRVPDPHDDEPTVVRQLREIHADIDQRPAVELYHEAVHYHGEGLGLYALGQLDLVHRARIDDLFYAIAHAVKARLTYDEKSHRPLLDELNERLVDKYFVNFSVFESIPDVWAIDQVFPIVPIERLDEAPTRRGTIADLTCDSDGKIDTYVENEDLDSSLPLHPLRPGESYRLGFFLVGAYQEILGDIHNLFGDTDAIEVKLDGEGGYAITQQRRGDTTDVMLDYVGYKVDDLRRIYRAKVGAADLTKSEAARLNEALEAGLTGYTYLDDAPLD; encoded by the coding sequence ATGACCGCCTGGTCCATCGACCGCGCCCGCAAGACCTATTCCATCCCGCACTGGGCGTCGGGCTATTTCGACGTCGGCGCGGACGGGCGGGTGATCGTGCAGCCGCGCGGGCCGGCGGGGCCGTCGGTGGTGCTGCCCGAGGTGGTCGACCGCGCGCTGGATTCCGGCGCCCACCTGCCGCTGCTGGTGCGCTTCCCCGACATCCTTGGCGATCGCCTGCGCGCGCTGCAGGAAGCCTTCGCCCAGGCCCAGGCCGACGCCGGCTTCGAGGGCGGCTACACGGCGGTCTACCCGATCAAGGTCAACCAGCACCGCGGCGTGGCGGGCACCCTGGCCGCGCATGCGGGCGAGGGGTTCGGCCTGGAAGCCGGCAGCAAGCCCGAGCTGATGGCGGTGCTGGCACTCTCGCGCCCGGGCGGCCTGGTGATCTGCAACGGCTACAAGGACCGCGAATACATCCGCCTGGCGCTGATTGGCCGCAAGCTGGGCATGAATGTCTTCATCGTGGTGGAAAAGCCCTCCGAGCTGCGGCTGGTGCTGGAGGAATCCAGCGCCCTCGGCGTGGAACCGGTGCTGGGCGTGCGCATGCGCCTGGCCACCCTGGGCGCGGGCAAGTGGCAGAACTCCGGCGGCGACAAGGCCAAGTTCGGGCTCTCGCCGCGCCAGCTGCTGGACCTGTGGAAGTCGCTGCGCGACGCCGGTATGGGCGGCGCGCTCAAGCTGCTGCACTTCCACATGGGCTCGCAGATCTCCAACGTGCGCGACATCGCGCGCGGGATGCGCGAGGCCACGCGCTATTTCGTGGAGCTGTCGAAGCTGGGCGCGGACATCGACTACGTCGACGTCGGCGGCGGCCTGGGCATCGATTACGAGGGCACCCGCTCGCGCAGCTACAACTCGGTCAACTACGGCGTGGCGCAGTACGCCTCGACCATCGTCCAGGCACTGGCGCAGGCGTGTTCGGAAGCCGGCCTGCGCCAGCCGCGCATCGTCACCGAATGCGGGCGCGCCATGACCGCCCACCACGCGGTGCTGGTGGCCAATGTGTCCGAGGTGGAAGCCGCCCCCGAAGGACGCGTGCCCGATCCCCACGACGACGAGCCCACGGTGGTGCGCCAGCTGCGCGAGATCCACGCCGACATCGACCAGCGGCCGGCGGTGGAGCTCTACCACGAGGCCGTGCACTACCACGGCGAGGGCCTGGGCCTGTACGCGCTGGGCCAGCTCGACCTGGTGCACCGCGCCCGCATCGACGACCTGTTCTACGCCATCGCCCACGCGGTGAAGGCGCGCCTGACCTATGACGAGAAGAGCCACCGGCCGCTGCTGGACGAGCTCAACGAGCGCCTGGTGGACAAGTACTTCGTCAATTTCAGCGTGTTCGAGTCCATTCCTGACGTATGGGCGATCGACCAGGTGTTTCCGATCGTCCCCATCGAGCGGCTCGATGAAGCGCCCACGCGCCGCGGCACCATCGCCGACCTCACCTGCGATTCGGACGGCAAGATCGACACCTACGTGGAGAACGAGGACCTGGACAGCTCGCTGCCGCTGCACCCGCTGCGACCGGGCGAAAGCTACCGGCTGGGGTTCTTCCTGGTTGGCGCCTACCAGGAGATCCTGGGCGACATCCACAACCTGTTCGGCGATACCGACGCGATCGAGGTGAAGCTCGACGGGGAGGGCGGCTATGCCATCACGCAGCAACGCCGCGGAGACACCACGGATGTCATGCTCGACTACGTGGGCTACAAAGTGGACGACCTGCGTCGCATCTACCGCGCCAAGGTGGGTGCAGCCGACCTGACCAAATCCGAGGCCGCGCGCCTGAACGAAGCGCTGGAAGCGGGGCTGACCGGCTATACCTACCTGGACGATGCGCCGCTTGACTGA
- the speE gene encoding polyamine aminopropyltransferase, translating to MSEPTWLYENFKPTGSAIGFRVTRKLDEVESPFQKIEVYESTDWGNVMLIDGAMMVTSRDNFLYHEMMSHPALFTHPDPRRVVIIGGGDCGTLREVLKHPGVETAVQCDIDEQVTRMAEKHFPELCESNGDARAEILFDDGIAYMKKCAPGSVDVVIVDSTDPVGPAEGLFNKAFFESCHRALRDDGILVQQSESPLVLVDLIREMRAEMGKAGFDSFQTLPFPQPCYPSGWWSCTLARKGGRGFGFREDAAAGKAFETKYYSADIHRAAQVVPPFLRKALAG from the coding sequence ATGAGCGAACCCACCTGGCTGTACGAGAACTTCAAACCCACCGGCTCGGCCATCGGCTTTCGCGTGACCCGCAAGCTGGACGAGGTGGAGTCGCCGTTCCAGAAGATCGAGGTGTACGAATCGACCGACTGGGGCAACGTCATGCTGATCGACGGCGCGATGATGGTGACCAGCCGCGACAACTTCCTCTACCACGAGATGATGTCGCACCCGGCGCTGTTCACCCATCCGGACCCCAGGCGCGTGGTGATCATCGGCGGCGGCGACTGCGGCACCCTGCGCGAAGTGCTCAAGCATCCGGGCGTGGAAACGGCCGTGCAGTGCGACATCGACGAGCAGGTCACGCGCATGGCGGAGAAGCATTTCCCGGAACTGTGCGAGTCCAACGGCGACGCGCGCGCCGAGATCCTGTTCGACGACGGCATCGCGTACATGAAGAAGTGCGCGCCGGGCAGCGTCGACGTGGTGATCGTCGACTCGACCGATCCGGTCGGGCCGGCGGAGGGGCTGTTCAACAAGGCGTTCTTTGAAAGCTGCCACCGCGCGCTCCGCGACGACGGCATCCTGGTGCAGCAGTCGGAGTCGCCGCTGGTGCTGGTGGACCTGATCCGCGAGATGCGCGCGGAAATGGGCAAGGCCGGATTCGACAGCTTCCAGACCCTGCCCTTCCCGCAGCCCTGCTATCCGAGCGGCTGGTGGAGCTGCACCCTGGCCCGCAAGGGCGGGCGCGGATTCGGCTTCCGCGAAGACGCCGCCGCGGGCAAGGCGTTTGAAACGAAGTATTACAGCGCCGACATCCACCGGGCGGCACAGGTGGTGCCGCCCTTCCTGCGAAAAGCGCTGGCCGGATAG
- a CDS encoding P-II family nitrogen regulator, whose product MKMVVAIIKPFKLDDVREALAEAGVTGITVTEVKGFGRQKGHTELYRGAEYVVDFLPKLKLEVAVTDEQVDPVVEAILKSANTGKIGDGKVFVQPLERAVRIRTGELDADAL is encoded by the coding sequence ATGAAGATGGTCGTGGCCATCATCAAGCCGTTCAAACTCGACGACGTGCGCGAGGCGCTCGCCGAGGCCGGGGTGACCGGCATCACCGTCACCGAGGTCAAGGGCTTCGGCCGCCAGAAAGGCCACACCGAGCTTTACCGGGGCGCGGAATACGTGGTCGACTTCCTGCCCAAGCTCAAGCTCGAGGTGGCGGTCACCGACGAGCAGGTCGATCCGGTGGTGGAGGCGATCCTCAAGTCGGCCAACACCGGCAAGATCGGCGACGGGAAGGTGTTCGTGCAGCCGCTGGAGCGGGCGGTGCGGATCCGCACCGGCGAGCTGGATGCGGATGCCTTGTAG
- a CDS encoding accessory factor UbiK family protein produces the protein MIEMGHIDDLARRLSSLVPASVRESREEMQENFKAVLQGGLAKLDLVTREEFEVQRAVLLRTREKLEALEQAVQWLEAELDGKASQAGTTPAPPAH, from the coding sequence ATGATTGAAATGGGCCATATCGATGACCTGGCGCGCCGCCTGAGCAGCCTGGTGCCGGCTTCGGTGCGCGAAAGCCGCGAGGAAATGCAGGAGAACTTCAAGGCCGTGCTGCAGGGCGGCCTGGCCAAGCTGGACCTGGTCACCCGCGAAGAGTTCGAGGTGCAGCGCGCGGTGCTGCTGCGCACCCGCGAGAAGCTGGAGGCGCTCGAGCAGGCCGTGCAGTGGCTGGAGGCCGAGCTGGACGGCAAGGCTTCGCAGGCTGGTACCACGCCCGCACCGCCCGCCCACTGA
- a CDS encoding YifB family Mg chelatase-like AAA ATPase, protein MALALVHGRARAGVSAPAVAIEVHLAGGLPGMSIVGLPEAAVREAKDRVRAAIHSTQLEFPQRRITVNLAPADLPKHGGRFDLPIALGILAASGQVPLESLRETEFIGELGLTGELRPVDAVLPAAMAAASAGRRLVVPAPCAAEAALATSARVFAARTLGEVCALLRGEKPLPEAAPAPAATRATADMRDVRGQLQARRALEIAAAGGHHLLLCGPPGCGKTLLASRLPGLLPSMTEAQALEAAAVASAAGRDMDASRWRQRPFRAPHHTASAVALAGGGSEPRPGEISLAHHGVLFLDELPEWSRYALEVLRQPLESGTVTVSRASRQCEFPARFQLVAAMNPCPCGWAGDPSGRCRCSPDVVNRYRTRVSGPLMDRIDLHVDVRRLPAAQLRPDAPEGEASAPIRARVEAARARQIERAGVPNARLDHAATREGCRLGSTDQALLERAIESMQLSARAMHRILRVARTIADLDGSESIATPHLTEALGYRGFEPQALAA, encoded by the coding sequence ATGGCGCTCGCACTCGTGCATGGACGCGCGCGTGCGGGGGTATCCGCCCCCGCGGTTGCGATCGAGGTGCATCTGGCCGGCGGCTTGCCCGGCATGTCGATCGTCGGTTTGCCCGAGGCCGCGGTGCGCGAAGCCAAGGACCGGGTACGCGCGGCCATTCACAGCACCCAGCTGGAATTTCCGCAGCGCCGGATCACCGTCAACCTCGCGCCCGCCGATCTCCCCAAGCACGGCGGCCGGTTTGACCTGCCAATCGCACTGGGAATCCTGGCCGCGAGCGGGCAGGTGCCGCTGGAGTCCCTGCGCGAGACCGAGTTCATCGGCGAGCTTGGCCTGACCGGAGAGCTGCGACCGGTCGACGCCGTCCTCCCCGCGGCGATGGCAGCCGCTTCGGCAGGGCGCCGGCTGGTGGTGCCGGCGCCGTGCGCCGCCGAAGCGGCGCTTGCCACGAGCGCCCGGGTGTTCGCCGCGCGCACGCTGGGCGAAGTCTGCGCGCTGCTACGCGGTGAAAAGCCCCTGCCCGAAGCGGCACCCGCTCCTGCCGCCACCCGGGCCACGGCCGACATGCGCGACGTGCGCGGGCAGCTGCAGGCGCGCCGGGCCCTGGAGATCGCGGCTGCTGGCGGACACCACCTGCTTCTTTGCGGCCCGCCGGGCTGCGGCAAGACGCTGCTGGCTTCGCGGCTGCCGGGCCTGCTGCCGTCGATGACGGAAGCGCAGGCACTGGAGGCGGCAGCGGTCGCCTCGGCCGCGGGGCGCGACATGGACGCCAGCCGGTGGCGCCAGCGGCCGTTCCGGGCGCCACACCATACGGCCAGCGCGGTGGCCCTGGCAGGCGGCGGCAGCGAGCCGCGGCCGGGTGAGATCTCGCTGGCCCACCACGGGGTGCTGTTTCTGGATGAGTTGCCGGAGTGGAGCCGGTACGCCCTGGAAGTGCTGCGCCAGCCGCTGGAATCCGGCACGGTCACCGTTTCGCGCGCCTCCCGGCAGTGCGAATTCCCGGCCCGCTTCCAGCTGGTCGCTGCCATGAACCCATGCCCGTGCGGGTGGGCCGGAGATCCTTCCGGCCGCTGCCGCTGCAGCCCAGATGTGGTCAACCGCTATCGCACCCGCGTTTCCGGTCCACTGATGGACCGCATCGACCTGCACGTGGACGTACGCCGCCTGCCCGCCGCGCAGCTGCGGCCCGACGCGCCCGAGGGCGAGGCCAGCGCGCCGATCCGGGCCCGGGTGGAGGCCGCGCGGGCGCGCCAGATCGAGCGGGCCGGCGTGCCCAACGCCCGGCTGGACCACGCGGCCACCCGCGAAGGCTGCCGGCTGGGCAGCACTGACCAGGCGCTGCTGGAGCGCGCGATCGAATCCATGCAGCTGTCGGCCCGTGCCATGCACCGGATCCTGCGCGTGGCGCGCACCATCGCGGACCTGGATGGAAGCGAAAGCATTGCCACGCCCCATCTGACCGAGGCGCTGGGGTATCGCGGGTTCGAACCGCAGGCACTTGCCGCGTAA
- a CDS encoding S9 family peptidase, giving the protein MRHQTLLLASCIALSLSACGPRGDNGDADTTARTGPSSIDEVDLIPRQALFGNPERANVQISPDGAYLSWIAPVNGVLNVWIAPADDLNGARPVTRDEGRGIRGYFWSYQPGTLLYVRDSGGDEDFHLYALDLEGGEARDLTPFEKTTATVVSVSPRHPDSILVGMNDRDPQWHDLYRVDLGSGERTLVEENTGMIAGYMADADYTLRFAMRSRADGGMDILRREGDGWVEHDAIPFEDSMTTSPGGLTLDGKTLYMRDSRDRNTSALYAIDTATGERTLVHEDQRADVGGGLSDPATGEIQAVSVNYLRREWKVLDEDIAADLEKLQEMSPGEVSIGSRTLDDSTWIVTYSAAEAPAKYYRYDRASGELTELFSARPALDGAPLVPMWPQELTSRDGLNLVSYLTLPPHADPDGDGKPDQAVPMVLLVHGGPWARDYYGYSSYDQWLANRGYAVLSVNFRGSTGFGKEFTNAGDGEWGAKMHDDLIDAVQWAVSEGVTTEDKVAIMGGSYGGYATLAGLTFTPDTFACGVDIVGPSNLNTLLETVPPYWASFFEQLARRMGDPRTEEGRAWLTERSPLTHVDNISKPLLIGQGANDPRVKQAESDQIVDAMTEKDIPVTYVLFPDEGHGFARPENDLAFNAVAEGFLGQCLGGRTQPIGDLTGSSIQVPVGADIVPGLAKALESHTPEERN; this is encoded by the coding sequence ATGCGTCACCAGACCCTGCTGCTCGCCAGCTGCATCGCGCTGTCGCTGTCCGCCTGTGGCCCGCGCGGCGACAATGGCGATGCCGACACCACCGCCCGCACCGGTCCGTCGTCGATCGACGAGGTTGACCTGATCCCGCGCCAAGCCCTGTTCGGCAACCCCGAGCGCGCCAACGTGCAGATCAGCCCCGACGGCGCGTACCTGAGCTGGATCGCCCCGGTCAACGGCGTGCTCAACGTCTGGATCGCACCGGCCGACGACCTCAATGGCGCCCGCCCGGTGACCCGCGACGAGGGCCGCGGCATCCGCGGCTACTTCTGGTCGTACCAGCCCGGCACCCTCCTCTACGTTCGCGACAGCGGCGGCGACGAGGACTTCCACCTCTATGCGCTGGACCTGGAGGGCGGCGAGGCGCGCGACCTGACGCCATTCGAGAAGACCACCGCCACGGTGGTCAGTGTGAGCCCGAGGCACCCGGATTCGATCCTGGTGGGCATGAACGACCGCGACCCGCAGTGGCACGACCTGTACCGGGTCGACCTGGGCAGCGGCGAGCGCACCCTGGTGGAGGAAAACACCGGCATGATCGCCGGCTACATGGCCGACGCCGACTACACCCTGCGCTTCGCCATGCGCTCGCGCGCGGATGGCGGCATGGACATCCTGCGCCGCGAAGGCGACGGCTGGGTGGAGCACGACGCGATCCCGTTCGAGGACTCGATGACCACCTCACCCGGCGGCCTCACCCTCGACGGCAAGACCCTGTACATGCGCGATTCGCGCGACCGCAACACCTCGGCCCTGTACGCCATCGACACCGCCACCGGCGAGCGCACGCTGGTGCATGAGGACCAGCGCGCGGACGTGGGCGGCGGCCTGTCCGACCCCGCCACCGGCGAGATCCAGGCGGTCTCGGTCAACTACCTGCGCCGGGAGTGGAAGGTGCTGGACGAGGACATCGCTGCGGACCTGGAAAAGCTGCAGGAGATGAGCCCGGGCGAAGTGAGCATCGGCTCGCGCACCCTCGACGACAGCACCTGGATCGTCACCTACTCGGCGGCCGAGGCGCCGGCCAAGTATTACCGTTATGACCGCGCCAGCGGCGAGCTCACCGAGCTGTTCTCGGCCCGCCCCGCGCTCGACGGCGCCCCGCTGGTTCCGATGTGGCCACAGGAACTGACCTCGCGCGACGGACTCAACCTGGTGAGCTACCTCACCCTGCCGCCGCACGCCGACCCGGACGGCGACGGCAAGCCCGACCAGGCGGTGCCGATGGTGCTGCTCGTGCACGGCGGGCCGTGGGCGCGCGACTATTACGGCTACAGCAGCTACGACCAGTGGCTGGCCAACCGCGGCTACGCGGTGCTGAGCGTCAACTTCCGCGGCTCCACCGGGTTCGGCAAGGAGTTCACCAACGCCGGCGACGGCGAGTGGGGCGCCAAGATGCACGACGACCTGATCGACGCCGTGCAGTGGGCGGTCAGCGAGGGCGTCACCACCGAGGACAAGGTCGCGATCATGGGCGGCAGCTACGGCGGTTACGCCACGCTGGCCGGCCTGACCTTCACCCCGGACACCTTCGCCTGTGGCGTGGACATCGTCGGCCCGTCCAACCTCAACACCCTGCTCGAGACCGTGCCGCCGTACTGGGCCAGCTTCTTCGAGCAGCTCGCGCGGCGCATGGGCGATCCACGCACCGAGGAAGGCCGGGCCTGGCTCACCGAGCGCTCCCCGCTCACCCACGTCGACAACATCAGCAAGCCGCTGCTGATCGGCCAGGGCGCCAACGACCCGCGCGTGAAGCAGGCCGAGAGCGACCAGATCGTGGACGCGATGACGGAGAAGGACATCCCCGTCACCTACGTGCTGTTCCCCGACGAGGGCCACGGGTTTGCCCGGCCGGAGAACGACCTGGCCTTCAACGCCGTGGCGGAGGGCTTTCTGGGCCAGTGTCTGGGCGGGCGCACGCAGCCGATCGGCGACCTCACCGGTTCCAGCATCCAGGTGCCGGTCGGCGCCGACATCGTGCCGGGGCTGGCCAAGGCGCTGGAGTCGCACACACCCGAAGAGCGCAACTAG
- a CDS encoding MATE family efflux transporter yields MTADSTAPLTRLAVARQAWPIILANAAVPALGLVDTAVIGHFGTATGLGGLALGALLFNFVYWSFGFLRMGTTGFVAQALGAGDEVEVRAALGRAVLMAVALGAALVALQWPIVTVYLALMDGSAAVEDATAGYFQTRIWGAPAALTLFACSGLLIGLGRSRELLFVQLLLNGLNAGLDIWFAGYLGMGVRGIGLGTAIAEWSTCAVALVVVGRVLRARHDGREPFLSWGRIADGARIRQSLAANGDILIRTLCLLFAFAWFANAGARFGDVTLAANHILLQLVSFSAFFLDGFAFVAEARVGAAWGARSRSRFRRAVRLTSELAVGTALVLALLIFLSGEAAISVLTTLPGVREAAFTYLPWAALYVLVSVAAFQLDGVFIGTTRTREMRNAGVISLAVFLLAAWALAGPWGNHGLWVAFIIYVIARAGALWPYFRRMEAELAA; encoded by the coding sequence ATGACCGCTGACTCCACTGCCCCGCTCACCCGCCTTGCCGTCGCCCGCCAGGCCTGGCCGATCATCCTGGCCAATGCGGCGGTGCCCGCGCTCGGGCTGGTGGACACCGCGGTCATCGGCCATTTCGGCACCGCGACCGGACTCGGCGGGCTGGCGCTGGGCGCGCTGCTGTTCAACTTCGTCTACTGGAGCTTCGGCTTCCTGCGCATGGGCACCACGGGTTTCGTCGCCCAGGCATTGGGGGCGGGCGACGAGGTGGAAGTGCGCGCGGCGCTGGGCCGGGCGGTGCTGATGGCGGTGGCGCTGGGCGCGGCGCTGGTGGCGCTGCAGTGGCCCATCGTCACCGTGTACCTGGCGCTGATGGACGGCAGCGCGGCGGTGGAGGACGCCACCGCCGGCTACTTCCAGACCCGGATCTGGGGCGCGCCCGCGGCGCTCACCCTGTTTGCCTGCAGCGGGCTGCTGATCGGCTTGGGGCGCAGCCGCGAGCTGCTCTTCGTGCAGCTGCTGCTCAACGGCCTCAACGCGGGCCTGGACATCTGGTTCGCGGGCTACCTGGGCATGGGCGTGCGCGGCATCGGCTTGGGCACCGCGATCGCCGAGTGGAGCACCTGCGCGGTGGCGCTGGTGGTGGTGGGGCGCGTGCTGCGCGCGCGGCACGACGGTCGCGAACCCTTCCTGTCCTGGGGGCGCATCGCGGACGGCGCGCGCATCCGCCAATCGTTGGCCGCCAACGGCGACATCCTCATCCGCACCCTGTGCCTGCTGTTCGCCTTCGCCTGGTTCGCCAACGCCGGCGCACGCTTTGGCGACGTGACCCTGGCCGCCAACCACATCCTGCTGCAGCTGGTGTCGTTCAGCGCGTTCTTCCTGGACGGCTTCGCCTTCGTCGCCGAGGCCCGGGTGGGCGCGGCCTGGGGCGCGCGCAGCCGCAGCCGCTTCCGCCGCGCGGTGCGCCTGACCAGCGAGCTGGCGGTGGGCACCGCGCTGGTGCTGGCGCTGCTCATCTTCCTGTCCGGCGAGGCCGCGATCAGCGTGCTCACCACCCTGCCCGGCGTGCGTGAGGCCGCGTTTACCTACCTGCCCTGGGCGGCGCTGTACGTGCTGGTGTCGGTGGCGGCGTTCCAGCTTGATGGCGTGTTCATCGGCACCACGCGCACCCGCGAGATGCGCAACGCCGGGGTGATCTCGCTGGCGGTGTTCCTGCTCGCCGCGTGGGCGTTGGCCGGCCCCTGGGGCAACCACGGGCTGTGGGTGGCCTTCATCATCTACGTCATTGCCAGGGCCGGGGCCCTGTGGCCTTACTTCCGGCGGATGGAAGCGGAGCTGGCGGCCTGA
- the aceA gene encoding isocitrate lyase → MTTRQQQIDTLERDWKSNPRWNGIERPYSAADVVRLRGSVQPEYTLARRGADRLWQLVNGSARKGYVNAFGAISGGQAMQQAKAGLEAVYLSGWQVAADGNSSETMYPDQSLYAYDSVPAMVRRINNTFQRADQIQWKALCDGKLGERDAIDFFLPIVADAEAGFGGVLNGFELMKNMIAAGAAGVHFEDQLAAVKKCGHMGGKVLVPTAEAVQKLVAARLAADVAGVPTIVLARTDAEAATLVTSDHDPNDAPFLTGERTAEGFFKVRNGLEQSISRGVAYAPYADLVWCETGTPDIGFAREFAQAVHARHPDKLLAYNCSPSFNWKKNLDDRQIASFQDDLAALGYRFQFITLAGIHINWFNSFRFAHDYARGEGMRHYVEQVQEPEFAAREKGYTFVSHQQEVGAGYFDDVTTVIQGGASSVTALTGSTEEAQFQELARAVA, encoded by the coding sequence ATGACCACCCGCCAGCAGCAGATCGACACCCTCGAGCGTGACTGGAAATCCAACCCGCGCTGGAACGGCATCGAGCGCCCGTACTCCGCCGCCGACGTCGTGCGCCTGCGCGGCAGCGTGCAGCCCGAGTACACCCTTGCCCGCCGTGGCGCGGACCGGCTCTGGCAGCTGGTCAACGGCAGCGCCCGCAAGGGCTACGTCAACGCCTTCGGCGCCATCAGCGGCGGCCAGGCCATGCAGCAGGCCAAGGCCGGCCTGGAGGCGGTGTACCTGTCGGGCTGGCAGGTGGCGGCGGACGGCAACAGCTCGGAAACCATGTATCCGGACCAGTCGCTCTACGCCTACGACTCGGTGCCGGCGATGGTCCGGCGCATCAACAACACCTTCCAGCGGGCCGACCAGATCCAGTGGAAGGCGCTGTGCGACGGCAAGCTGGGCGAACGGGACGCGATCGACTTCTTCCTGCCGATCGTGGCCGATGCCGAGGCCGGATTCGGCGGCGTGCTCAACGGCTTCGAACTGATGAAGAACATGATCGCCGCCGGCGCGGCGGGCGTGCACTTCGAGGACCAGCTGGCGGCGGTGAAGAAGTGCGGCCACATGGGCGGCAAGGTCCTGGTGCCCACCGCCGAGGCGGTGCAGAAGCTCGTGGCCGCACGCCTGGCGGCGGACGTGGCCGGCGTGCCGACCATCGTGCTTGCCCGCACCGACGCCGAGGCGGCGACCCTGGTGACTTCCGATCACGATCCCAACGACGCGCCCTTCCTCACCGGTGAGCGCACCGCGGAGGGCTTCTTCAAGGTGCGCAACGGCCTGGAGCAGTCGATCAGCCGGGGCGTGGCCTACGCGCCCTACGCCGACCTGGTGTGGTGCGAGACCGGCACGCCGGACATCGGCTTCGCCCGCGAGTTCGCCCAGGCCGTGCACGCCAGGCATCCGGACAAGCTGCTGGCCTACAACTGCTCGCCCAGCTTCAACTGGAAGAAGAACCTCGACGACCGCCAGATCGCCAGCTTCCAGGATGACCTGGCCGCGCTGGGCTACCGCTTCCAGTTCATCACCCTGGCCGGCATCCACATCAACTGGTTCAACAGCTTCCGCTTCGCCCACGACTACGCCCGCGGCGAGGGCATGCGCCACTACGTGGAGCAGGTGCAGGAGCCGGAGTTCGCCGCGCGCGAGAAGGGCTACACCTTCGTCTCGCACCAGCAGGAAGTGGGCGCCGGCTACTTCGACGACGTCACCACCGTGATCCAGGGCGGCGCGTCATCGGTGACCGCGCTCACCGGATCCACCGAGGAGGCGCAGTTCCAGGAGCTCGCGCGCGCGGTTGCCTAG